A genomic segment from Yimella sp. cx-51 encodes:
- a CDS encoding DUF6049 family protein, producing MQATTQQRRARTLSLLVLFCLLTLGLVSPPTAQATQAVTDDLSIGLDAGTPAIVTDDTDVQLRGTVRNGGTKAVAAATLHVALTGALLDTPGAVRTWYSGRADLSQPVIATADLGTVAAGETRSFTVTLPAQKLPWRYALAALPMTLTATEGKNRTDAATRGAVRTSLQMQQEGATSPIRIGWVVPLTLPADAALFGPSGAARDAAWVRAIGPGSRIDQLLTALADQPVTWVIDPALLQPALAADPNVPAEQLDDPQSPQSAETVPSDTPTTLAALVRARLASLNPDQAIWWTAHDDPDVSSLISRDAGLLKRVVARGLPANLRSLSNTRVVWPSGDLTATQAAQISKVWSGAGQPAPLTMLPRRAVTDDGTALRNSVRRAPGVGGVVLYHEALSSILAEATADPGLQASRFLAESIAIYQQSPGTDRSATVVIPRQSTASPQALAATMKSIRTATWTADATGKDLADSVPKAEVSALLPKPGGGTPFPTEPASPLTKELVTTLTRQRERVTTLGSVLVDSADWVRAREQALDVVVSTRWRGAGTELFTVSTAQTDTLREMVGKVAVNPATVNFFADSGRLSVTVVNDLNRAVRGVTLKLQPRKYVLRVPTQPEPIDMRANARSNVRTEVVAIAPGQVTVDASLSAPSGAPLGEPGSVTQLKINVRPTSTWIYWVLGIVGGLVLVIGLWRSLRRGPRRSTLDPTSTEATAPDAIVDAGRSTPKSPDDGEEIPEPKASPLDDDHREH from the coding sequence GTGCAGGCCACCACGCAGCAGCGGCGAGCGCGGACGTTGTCCCTGCTCGTCCTCTTCTGCCTGCTCACTCTCGGGCTCGTCTCCCCGCCGACGGCCCAGGCCACGCAAGCGGTCACGGACGACCTGAGCATCGGGCTGGACGCCGGCACCCCCGCGATCGTCACCGATGACACCGACGTCCAACTGCGCGGGACGGTGCGTAACGGCGGCACCAAAGCCGTCGCCGCCGCGACCCTGCACGTCGCGCTGACCGGCGCGCTGCTCGACACCCCTGGCGCGGTGCGCACGTGGTACTCCGGACGCGCCGACCTCAGCCAGCCGGTGATCGCCACGGCCGACCTCGGGACGGTCGCGGCTGGGGAGACCCGTTCGTTCACCGTCACGCTGCCGGCGCAGAAACTGCCGTGGCGCTACGCCCTGGCGGCGCTACCGATGACACTCACCGCCACCGAGGGCAAGAACCGCACGGACGCCGCCACCCGCGGTGCGGTGCGGACGTCCTTGCAGATGCAGCAGGAGGGCGCGACGAGTCCGATCCGGATCGGCTGGGTGGTGCCCCTGACCCTTCCGGCAGATGCGGCGCTCTTCGGGCCGTCCGGGGCTGCCCGCGACGCCGCGTGGGTGCGTGCGATCGGTCCGGGCTCACGGATCGACCAGCTGCTCACCGCTCTGGCCGACCAGCCGGTCACCTGGGTGATCGACCCCGCACTGCTGCAACCGGCGCTCGCGGCTGACCCCAACGTGCCCGCCGAGCAGCTCGACGATCCGCAGAGTCCGCAGTCGGCAGAAACGGTGCCCTCCGACACCCCGACCACCCTCGCCGCCCTCGTGCGCGCCCGCCTGGCATCACTGAATCCAGACCAGGCGATCTGGTGGACCGCGCATGATGATCCGGACGTCAGTTCGCTCATCAGCCGTGACGCCGGCCTGCTCAAGCGCGTCGTGGCACGCGGACTACCGGCCAACCTGCGCTCGCTCAGCAACACCCGCGTGGTGTGGCCGTCCGGCGACCTCACCGCCACCCAGGCCGCGCAGATCAGCAAGGTCTGGAGCGGCGCCGGACAACCCGCTCCGCTGACGATGCTGCCGCGGCGAGCCGTCACCGACGACGGCACCGCGTTGCGCAACTCGGTGCGCCGCGCGCCCGGCGTGGGCGGCGTCGTGCTCTACCACGAAGCTCTGAGCTCGATCCTTGCCGAAGCGACCGCCGACCCCGGTCTGCAGGCATCGCGCTTCCTCGCCGAGTCGATCGCGATCTACCAGCAGTCGCCCGGCACCGATCGCAGCGCGACTGTCGTCATCCCGCGACAGAGCACTGCATCCCCGCAGGCCTTGGCCGCCACGATGAAGTCGATCCGCACCGCCACCTGGACCGCCGACGCCACTGGCAAGGACCTCGCCGACTCCGTGCCGAAGGCCGAGGTCAGTGCGCTGCTCCCAAAGCCGGGCGGCGGGACGCCCTTCCCGACCGAGCCGGCCAGCCCGCTCACCAAGGAACTGGTCACCACCCTCACCCGGCAACGCGAGCGAGTGACCACCCTCGGCAGCGTGCTCGTCGATTCGGCCGACTGGGTGCGTGCCCGCGAACAAGCACTGGACGTCGTCGTCTCCACCCGCTGGCGCGGCGCCGGCACCGAACTCTTCACCGTCAGCACCGCGCAGACCGACACCCTGCGCGAAATGGTCGGCAAGGTGGCGGTCAACCCGGCAACCGTCAACTTCTTCGCCGACTCCGGACGCCTCTCGGTCACCGTCGTCAACGACCTCAACCGAGCCGTGCGCGGGGTGACCCTCAAGCTGCAGCCGCGCAAATACGTCCTGCGGGTGCCTACGCAACCCGAGCCGATCGACATGCGAGCCAATGCGCGCAGCAACGTCCGCACCGAGGTTGTGGCCATCGCACCGGGCCAGGTGACGGTCGACGCGTCCCTGAGCGCACCGTCCGGCGCGCCCCTCGGCGAACCGGGCAGCGTGACGCAGCTCAAGATCAACGTGCGCCCGACGTCCACGTGGATCTACTGGGTGCTGGGTATCGTGGGCGGGCTGGTGCTGGTGATCGGCCTGTGGCGCAGCCTGCGCCGCGGTCCGCGCCGCAGCACGCTCGACCCCACCAGCACCGAGGCCACCGCGCCCGACGCGATCGTCGACGCCGGACGCTCCACGCCGAAGTCACCAGACGACGGCGAAGAGATCCCCGAACCGAAGGCATCACCACTCGATGACGACCACCGCGAGCACTGA